In the genome of Streptomyces sp. NBC_00433, the window CGGCTGCTTCCTGATGGACACCTCCGACGGCAGGTCGGAAAGGCTCCTGGTCGACGCCGCGCTGGAAGCGCTGGAAGCGCTGGGAAGGGACGCGCCCAGCGTCCTGCTCGGCGGCCTGGGAATCGGATTCTCGCTGGCCCGGGCGGCGGCCCAGCCGTGGGGGCGGATCGAGGTCGTGGAGCGGGAGGCCGCGGTCGTGGGGTGGCACCGCGAGGGGCCGCTGGGGGCGTATTCCGCGGGCGCCCTGGACGATCCGAGGGTGACGCTCGTCGAGGACGACCTGCTGGCGTACCTGCGGACGAGCACCGCCGGGTACGACGCGCTGTGCCTGGACATCGACAACGGTCCGGACTGGACAGTGACCGAGAACAACGGCAGTCTCTACAGTCCCAGCGGCCTCGACGCCTGCCGGAACCGGCTCACGCCGGGCGGCGTCCTCGCAGTGTGGTCGGCGCAGCCGTCGGCCGCTTTCGAGGCGGCACTGCGGTCCGCGGGGTTCGAACGGGTGCACACCCTGGAGATCCCGGTGATCCGCGGGGTGCCGGATGTCGTGCACCTGGCACACCGGGCGTCGTAAGGCGTGATGGTCACGGCAGCGGCCCGCCCCGTACGCTGCCGGGTATTCCAGGACGATTTTGTGGGGCGGAATTGGACGGCACGCAGATGACGGGCGCTCAGCGCCGGGTGCTGGTGGTCGAGGACGACCAGACGATAACTCAGGCCATCGCGGCGCGGCTGCAGGCCGAGGGCTTCGCGGTACGGACCGCCGGCGACGGCCCGGCGGCGGTGGAGGCCGCGCACTCGTGGTCGCCCGACCTGCTGGTCCTCGACGTCATGCTGCCCGGCTATGACGGCCTTGAGGTGTGCCGCAGGGTGCAGGCGGACCGGCCGGTGCCGGTGCTGATGCTGACCGCCAGGGACGACGAGACCGACATGCTGGTCGGCCTCGGGGTCGGCGCGGACGACTACATGACCAAGCCCTTCTCCATGCGGGAGCTGGCCGCCCGGGTGCATGTGCTGCTGCGCAGGGTGGAGCGGGCCGCGACGGCCGCGCACAGCCCGCGTGGTGCCGCGATCCACCTCGGCGACCTGGAGATCGACCACGCCCAGCGGCGGGTCAGGGTCGGCGGCGCGGACGTGCACCTGACGCCGACCGAGTTCGAGCTGCTGGTGTGCCTGGCGCAGCAGCCCAGGGCGGTGCTCTCCCGCGAGCAGTTGCTGGCCGAGGTGTGGGACTGGGCGGACGCGTCGGGCACCAGGACCGTGGACAGCCATGTGAAGGCGCTGCGCCGGAAGATCGGCGCCGACCGTATCCGTACGGTGCACGGCGTCGGGTACGCGCTGGAGATGCCCGCGAAGTGAGGCGCATCTGGCGGTGGGTGTGGGCGGCGCTGCGGCCGTGGGATCCGTACCGGTCGATCAAGGCCGCGCTGCAGGCGCTGGTGCTGGTGTCGGTGCTGATCACCACGGGTCTGGTGATCCTGGCGATCCACTCGGCGACCGAGCTGCGGGTGATCACCATCTTCTCGGCGATCGCGTCGCTGCTGATCACCCAGATCGTGGCGAACGGCCTGACGGCGCCGCTGCGGGAGATGACGGCGGTCGCCAGGGCCATGGCGGGCGGCGACTACAGCCGCCGGGTGGCGCGGGTGCGCAGGGACGAGGTCGGCGAGCTGGCCGAGACCTTCAACCGGATGGCCGCCGACCTGGCGGCCGCCGACCGGCACCGCAAGGAGCTGGTGGCGAACGTCTCACATGAGCTGCGGACCCCGATCGCGGCGCTGCGCGCGGTGCTGGAGAACGTGGTGGACGGGGTGTCGGCCGCCGACCCCGAGACGATGCGGATCGCGCTCCAGCAGACCGAGCGGCTGGGCAAGCTGGTCAGCCAGCTGCTCGACCTGTCGCGTCTTGACAGCGGGGCGGCGCGGCTCGACGCCAAGCGGTTCGAGGTGTG includes:
- a CDS encoding spermidine synthase, which translates into the protein MFAQDDAPVVVDRQNGPAGEIVLRRRRREYEIIANGCFLMDTSDGRSERLLVDAALEALEALGRDAPSVLLGGLGIGFSLARAAAQPWGRIEVVEREAAVVGWHREGPLGAYSAGALDDPRVTLVEDDLLAYLRTSTAGYDALCLDIDNGPDWTVTENNGSLYSPSGLDACRNRLTPGGVLAVWSAQPSAAFEAALRSAGFERVHTLEIPVIRGVPDVVHLAHRAS
- a CDS encoding response regulator transcription factor: MTGAQRRVLVVEDDQTITQAIAARLQAEGFAVRTAGDGPAAVEAAHSWSPDLLVLDVMLPGYDGLEVCRRVQADRPVPVLMLTARDDETDMLVGLGVGADDYMTKPFSMRELAARVHVLLRRVERAATAAHSPRGAAIHLGDLEIDHAQRRVRVGGADVHLTPTEFELLVCLAQQPRAVLSREQLLAEVWDWADASGTRTVDSHVKALRRKIGADRIRTVHGVGYALEMPAK
- a CDS encoding ATP-binding protein — encoded protein: MRRIWRWVWAALRPWDPYRSIKAALQALVLVSVLITTGLVILAIHSATELRVITIFSAIASLLITQIVANGLTAPLREMTAVARAMAGGDYSRRVARVRRDEVGELAETFNRMAADLAAADRHRKELVANVSHELRTPIAALRAVLENVVDGVSAADPETMRIALQQTERLGKLVSQLLDLSRLDSGAARLDAKRFEVWPYLSAVLKTASLGMGSGGGSRSRARADVPLHLDVSPLELTAFADGERLHQVVANLVDNAVKHSPPGGRVTVRARGGTAPGSLEIDVVDEGPGIPEADRVRVFERFHRGSHPGGDGGTGLGLAIARWAVDLHGGRIEVAESPRGCRIHVTLPGAVPAAL